Genomic segment of Myxococcus stipitatus:
TCGAGACGGAGCCGCACGCGAGTTGCTTTTCACCGTGCTCTGGCCCGGCGTGTCCGCCGGGAAATCTTCGTCCATTCATGTCTTCTTCCAGGAATCGTCGTTCCCGCTCGGGGTCTTCGTTCGAACCCGTCTCCGCGCGGCATCTGCGTGTGCAGTCCACGTTGTTCCAGGACGTCTCGCTCCTCTTCCGGGATGCGCTGTCCGACCCGAGGCTCGAAGGTGTCCGGCTCGCGTCGTTCGAGCTGACGCCGGATGGCCGGCTCATCCACCTCGGCTACACGCTCGCGCCCGAGTCCGCGTCGAGCCCGCGTGAAGTCCAGGAGACACTGGTCCGCGCCAGTGGCTACCTGCGCTCGCAGCTCGCGCAGCACCTGGACCTCAGGCGCGTGCCTCAGCTTCGCTTCACCTTCCTGGGGTTGGCCCTGGACGGTGGCGGGGAAGGAGGTGCGCGATGAGTCCTCGACTCCTCCCCGCGGAGCCGGGCGGCGTGCCCATCCTCGTCTGGGCGCGCAGGTCTCCTCCGGGCGCGGAGCAGCAGCTCCGGCACATCGCCGCGCAGCCGTATGTCGTCGAGCACGTGGCCGCGATGCCGGACCTCCACGTCTCCGAGGGCATCGCGGTGGGCACCGTCTTCGCCACCGAGCACCAGGTCGTGCCCGGCGCGCTGGGCGGAGACCTGGGCTGCGGTGTGAGCGCGTACCGCTTCGACCATCCCGCCGCCGCGCTGGGGCCCGACGTGCTGCGAGAGCTGCTCGAGCGGCTGGCCCAGGTCATCCCCGTGGGGGACGCCACGCATCGGGGGCGCGGCCTCGCGCTTCCTCCCGAGCTGGAGTCACCGCCGCTGTCCACCCAGAAGCTGCGCCACGCATGGGAGCGGCTCGCGCCGCGACACCTGGGCACGCTGGGCGGGGGCAACCACTTCCTCGAGCTGGACCGGGACGCGGTGGGAGACCTCTGGCTGCTCGTGCACTCCGGCTCGCGCGGCGTGGGCTCGGCCATCTCGGACCACCACCAACGCGTGGCCCGGGCGATGGGGGAGGGCAGCCTGCCCGGTCTCCGTGTGGACACTCCGGAGGGCGCGGCCTGCGTCGCGGACCTGGAGCTCGCCTGCCGCTTCGTCCGCGCTAACCGCGACACGCTGGCGGCGAGGGCCTTGTCCGTCCTGGCCTCGACACTGGAGGTGGCGCCCGACGCGGCGTCGACGGTGGATCTCCACCACAACCACGTGTCCAGGGAGTGGCACTTCGGCCGGGCCCTCTGGGTGCACCGCAAGGGCGCCATGGGCCTGGAGGCGGGACGGCGCGGCCTCATCCCGGGCTCCATGGGCACCGCCTCCTATGTGGTGGAGGGCCGGGCGGAGCCTCGCGCCTTCCACTCCTGCTCCCACGGCGCCGGCCGCGTCCTCACCCGACGGGAGGCCCGTGCACGCATCCGTCCCGCCGCGCTGGCACAGGCGCTGCGCCGCGTGGTGCACGACTCCGGCCGAGCGGCGTCCCTCGTGGAGGAGGCCCCCCGCCGCCTACCGCGACATCGTCGAGGTGCTCGAGGATGAGGCGGACCTCGTCACCCCTGTGCGGCGGCTGACACCCGTCGCCGTCCTCAAGGGCTGAGGCGCTGCCCCCAGGAGTGGCCAGTTCACCCGTGGTGGAATTCAGAAGCACCACGGGCGGCGCTCCTGGGGGGTGATCCACGAGAAGCGCACGACCCTTGTCAGAGTGGGTTCCCGAGTTCGTGCAGATGCCGTAGAATCGGCCGCCAGAAGTACACGTGCGAACCTGCTGGGGCGTCGTCTAATGGCAGGACATCAGACTTTGACTCTGAGTATCAAGGTTCGAATCCTTGCGCCCCAGTCAATCCGCTCCGGGGGGACGCGGTAGCCAGCGCGTCCGTCCGCGTGCATGAAGGACGGTGGCCCGATGCCGCAGAAGACGCTCCTGCTGGTCTCCGTGGGAAGCCAGACGGCCCCGCTGTTGAAAGACCTCCAGGATCCGCTGGCTGCGCAGATGGGGACTGCTTCGGTGGCGTCGAAGACGGTACTTCCCACTCCGGCCTATGCCTTCAACAAGGACCGCGCCCAGTACCACTGCAACGCCATCATGCGGCGGCTGACGCCGATGATGGAGCCGGGGCAGCACATGGTGCTGGGGCTGACGGACGTGGACCTCTTCGTCCCGGACTCGCCGTTCGTCCTGGGAGAGGCGGACCGGGAGTCTCGCACGGC
This window contains:
- a CDS encoding RtcB family protein; the encoded protein is MSPRLLPAEPGGVPILVWARRSPPGAEQQLRHIAAQPYVVEHVAAMPDLHVSEGIAVGTVFATEHQVVPGALGGDLGCGVSAYRFDHPAAALGPDVLRELLERLAQVIPVGDATHRGRGLALPPELESPPLSTQKLRHAWERLAPRHLGTLGGGNHFLELDRDAVGDLWLLVHSGSRGVGSAISDHHQRVARAMGEGSLPGLRVDTPEGAACVADLELACRFVRANRDTLAARALSVLASTLEVAPDAASTVDLHHNHVSREWHFGRALWVHRKGAMGLEAGRRGLIPGSMGTASYVVEGRAEPRAFHSCSHGAGRVLTRREARARIRPAALAQALRRVVHDSGRAASLVEEAPRRLPRHRRGARG
- a CDS encoding non-proteolytic archaemetzincin-like protein translates to MPQKTLLLVSVGSQTAPLLKDLQDPLAAQMGTASVASKTVLPTPAYAFNKDRAQYHCNAIMRRLTPMMEPGQHMVLGLTDVDLFVPDSPFVLGEADRESRTAVVSVFRLRQGADGEHLRRRIQVEVVHQAGHLLGLSYCEDPRCVMFFAQSPQDCDRKQLSLCNQCRNELIKLNR
- a CDS encoding ribosome-binding factor A; the protein is MSSSRNRRSRSGSSFEPVSARHLRVQSTLFQDVSLLFRDALSDPRLEGVRLASFELTPDGRLIHLGYTLAPESASSPREVQETLVRASGYLRSQLAQHLDLRRVPQLRFTFLGLALDGGGEGGAR